A portion of the Paucilactobacillus hokkaidonensis JCM 18461 genome contains these proteins:
- a CDS encoding thiol peroxidase: MEVTRRGEVETLVGNPPEVGVTLPHFKIFNAQGERIKTHDLIGKITLISVVPDINTKTCSLQTKKFNKTMDQYPDVRFITVSTNTIKQQAAWCAAEDVDNIEMMSDSEESFGYEMKLLIPNSGTLARSIFIIDDTGTIVYRQIVTEQVDEPDYLEAVTALGKLL; encoded by the coding sequence GTGGAAGTAACTCGTCGTGGTGAAGTAGAAACATTAGTTGGCAATCCGCCAGAAGTCGGGGTAACGTTGCCGCATTTTAAAATTTTTAATGCTCAGGGTGAACGGATTAAAACGCATGATTTAATTGGTAAGATCACTTTAATTAGTGTTGTACCAGATATCAATACTAAAACATGCAGCTTACAAACGAAGAAGTTTAATAAAACAATGGATCAATATCCGGATGTGCGGTTTATTACTGTTTCTACCAACACGATTAAACAGCAAGCAGCATGGTGTGCAGCAGAAGATGTCGATAATATTGAAATGATGTCTGACAGTGAAGAATCATTTGGCTATGAAATGAAGTTATTAATTCCTAACTCAGGTACCCTAGCACGATCGATTTTTATCATTGATGACACGGGAACGATTGTTTATCGGCAGATCGTAACGGAACAAGTTGACGAACCAGATTATTTAGAAGCCGTTACTGCATTGGGAAAATTACTCTGA
- the thiI gene encoding tRNA uracil 4-sulfurtransferase ThiI: MQYSEIMVRYGELSTKGKNRKGFIDRLGSNVRKALHEYSEVKVQANRDRLHVSLNGANSDAVMDRLKMVFGIQNFSPSIKVDRTFEATAETAEQMVREQIKPGMTFKVNTRRSDHDFPIDTNEMNTRLGGYLLEKFPDLKVDVHQPDLVIRVEIRGNGIFLTSQVVQGAGGLPVGTGGKGMLMLSGGIDSPVAGYLGMKRGVSMEMVHFFSPPYTSQQALAKAKELTGKLARYSGSIQFLQVPFTEIQETIKEKVPEGYLMTVQRRLMLRLSAALAIQRHGLAIFNGESLGQVASQTMESMLAINDVTTLPILRPVVSLDKTEIIKIAKDIDTYELSILPFEDCCTIFAPPSPKTKPNLERTRTYEARLDIDGLMQRALDGVQVSEIKAGEEFLNNQEDVFAELL, from the coding sequence ATGCAATATAGTGAAATTATGGTGCGCTACGGCGAACTATCGACTAAGGGTAAAAATCGAAAAGGGTTTATTGATCGATTAGGTTCAAACGTCCGAAAGGCACTGCATGAATATAGCGAGGTTAAAGTTCAAGCAAACCGGGATCGGTTACACGTAAGCCTGAATGGTGCTAATAGCGATGCAGTGATGGATAGATTAAAAATGGTGTTTGGTATTCAGAACTTCTCGCCATCGATAAAGGTTGATCGGACGTTTGAAGCAACGGCTGAGACTGCCGAACAAATGGTTCGTGAACAAATTAAACCGGGCATGACGTTTAAAGTTAATACAAGACGTTCAGATCATGATTTTCCGATTGATACGAATGAAATGAATACACGTCTAGGTGGTTATTTATTAGAAAAGTTTCCTGATTTAAAAGTGGATGTACATCAGCCAGATTTGGTTATCCGTGTGGAAATTCGTGGTAATGGGATTTTTCTAACCAGTCAAGTGGTGCAAGGAGCTGGTGGACTGCCAGTTGGCACTGGTGGCAAAGGAATGTTGATGCTATCTGGTGGGATTGATTCGCCAGTTGCTGGCTATTTGGGGATGAAACGTGGAGTCTCAATGGAAATGGTTCACTTTTTTAGCCCGCCATATACTAGCCAACAGGCACTTGCTAAGGCTAAAGAATTAACGGGAAAGTTAGCCCGTTATAGTGGCAGTATTCAATTCTTGCAGGTACCATTTACTGAAATACAAGAAACGATTAAAGAAAAAGTGCCTGAAGGATATTTAATGACTGTTCAACGACGGTTGATGTTACGCCTATCCGCAGCATTAGCAATTCAACGTCATGGCTTAGCAATTTTTAATGGTGAATCATTAGGCCAGGTTGCTTCCCAAACGATGGAAAGCATGTTGGCAATTAACGACGTGACAACCTTACCGATTTTACGGCCAGTTGTTTCATTGGATAAAACTGAAATTATCAAAATTGCTAAAGACATTGATACCTATGAATTGTCGATTTTACCGTTCGAAGATTGTTGTACTATATTTGCGCCACCCAGTCCTAAAACTAAGCCTAATTTGGAACGAACTCGAACATATGAGGCTCGATTAGATATTGATGGACTGATGCAACGCGCATTAGATGGCGTTCAAGTTAGCGAAATCAAGGCTGGAGAAGAATTCTTAAATAATCAAGAAGACGTCTTCGCTGAATTGCTATAG
- a CDS encoding cysteine desulfurase family protein: protein MIYFDNSATTQALPEVLDTYRTVSDKFWGNPSSLHNFGESAWHLLEQSRAQIAKLLNVLPSEILFTSGGTEGDNWVLKGTAIEKRTFGKHLITTAVEHPAIRNSMEQLEQLGFEITYLPVDEHGRISIDDLKAAIRPDTILVSVMAVNNEVGTIQPLREVAQVLTDYPKIHFHIDAVQGIGKGIQSMIFNGRVDFVTFSGHKFHAPRGIGFIYAKQGRKIAPLLTGGGQERNLRSGTENLPAIAAMAKALRILLDRETENVAREQQVKRLISDHIKNFTNVTIFSEDNDQFAPHILCFAIVGVRGETVVHAFEQHDIFISTTSACSSKKHLASSTLKAMDVPDNVATSAVRVSLGDQNTVEEAQRFNQVFDQLYEEFKKITA, encoded by the coding sequence ATGATATATTTTGATAATAGTGCCACGACACAGGCTTTACCAGAGGTGCTAGACACTTATAGAACTGTCAGTGATAAATTTTGGGGAAACCCGTCTAGTTTGCATAATTTTGGTGAGTCTGCTTGGCATTTATTAGAGCAGTCTCGTGCCCAAATTGCTAAATTGTTGAATGTGTTACCGAGTGAGATTTTGTTCACTAGTGGTGGGACAGAAGGAGACAACTGGGTACTAAAAGGAACTGCAATTGAAAAGCGGACCTTCGGAAAGCATCTGATTACGACTGCAGTTGAGCATCCAGCTATTCGTAATTCAATGGAACAATTAGAGCAGTTGGGCTTTGAAATCACATATTTACCTGTTGATGAACATGGTAGGATCTCCATTGATGATTTAAAAGCTGCAATTCGTCCTGATACGATTTTAGTTTCGGTGATGGCGGTCAACAACGAGGTTGGGACAATTCAACCACTAAGAGAAGTTGCTCAAGTTTTAACAGATTATCCTAAAATCCATTTTCATATTGATGCAGTGCAGGGTATCGGCAAGGGAATTCAATCAATGATTTTTAATGGACGAGTTGATTTTGTTACCTTTTCAGGGCATAAATTTCATGCACCACGTGGTATCGGGTTTATTTATGCTAAACAAGGTCGAAAAATTGCACCATTACTAACGGGTGGTGGGCAAGAACGAAACTTACGTAGCGGAACGGAAAATTTACCTGCAATTGCGGCCATGGCCAAGGCGTTGAGGATTTTATTAGACCGGGAAACTGAGAATGTTGCTAGAGAACAGCAAGTAAAAAGATTAATTTCAGATCATATTAAAAATTTTACCAATGTAACTATCTTTTCTGAGGACAATGACCAATTTGCACCACATATTTTGTGTTTTGCAATTGTAGGAGTCCGCGGTGAGACAGTCGTGCATGCATTTGAACAACATGATATCTTTATTTCAACTACCAGTGCCTGTTCATCCAAAAAGCACCTAGCTTCTAGTACATTAAAAGCAATGGATGTGCCTGATAATGTAGCAACCAGTGCTGTCCGAGTGAGCCTGGGAGACCAGAATACAGTTGAAGAAGCACAGCGATTTAACCAAGTATTTGATCAATTGTACGAAGAATTCAAGAAAATTACAGCTTAG
- the ezrA gene encoding septation ring formation regulator EzrA — protein MLQVLIGIVIIAAVIVGGLYFFQRITINQINDLQAAKQRLVGLHVDADLRDGASLSLTGESLTQFQRLQADYKEVNDHRFKEIDELADDIRHDVRSVNFIKVRQEVSQLKERVAATEKIVNHTRDALSELQKIDQQHRQAVSKLEKKYQNLRKKLLSENFKFGGSIDQLEEQLSSLEDEFDRFSTLTSAGDHAKAQDVLVKLEANTNELEKTIKIIPDLYQDLDVHYPEQLQELQAGYTQLNNQGYQFSDADIATEIANVDKQRTETLDKLGQLQVDAVKKANDNIQRQIDHLYAVMQKEIDARPVVKRLMTEISKFITHAQNQNHELLIELDRLSQNYSLDHGELETARGLSEQIKQIEKSYQNDLNAVHKHVAVDSQVLEQEQNAQNTLTQIEKQQTQINDDVSGLQDDERRAKKTLLRFASEIHVIKRQVESLNLPGLPKTYLDYFFVVSDEIKKLDTDINRIKINMEEITKQLLIVQSDLETLQEKTNDLKDSARLAERLLQYANRFREQYAEVDAAVKKAQSLFNDSYDYAASLETIATVLDKVEPGSYKKLEDGYYKQSENSRV, from the coding sequence ATGCTGCAAGTGCTAATTGGAATTGTAATCATCGCAGCAGTTATTGTTGGCGGATTATATTTTTTTCAACGGATTACAATTAATCAAATAAATGACCTTCAGGCAGCTAAACAACGGCTAGTGGGGTTGCATGTTGATGCAGATTTACGTGATGGTGCTAGTCTCAGTCTGACAGGTGAATCGTTGACTCAATTTCAACGATTGCAGGCTGACTACAAGGAAGTAAATGATCATCGGTTTAAAGAAATTGATGAACTGGCTGATGATATTCGCCATGATGTTCGCAGCGTTAACTTTATTAAGGTTCGCCAAGAAGTGAGCCAACTAAAAGAACGGGTGGCTGCAACAGAAAAAATTGTTAATCATACAAGGGACGCTTTGAGTGAACTGCAAAAAATTGACCAGCAACATCGGCAAGCAGTTTCTAAATTAGAGAAGAAGTATCAAAATTTACGTAAAAAGTTATTATCTGAAAACTTCAAGTTTGGTGGCAGTATTGATCAATTAGAAGAACAGTTATCTTCGTTAGAAGATGAATTTGATCGGTTTAGTACGCTGACTTCTGCAGGTGATCATGCCAAAGCACAAGATGTATTGGTAAAATTAGAAGCTAACACCAATGAGTTGGAAAAGACGATTAAAATTATTCCTGATCTATATCAGGATCTGGATGTTCATTATCCAGAGCAACTGCAGGAATTGCAGGCAGGTTATACGCAATTGAATAACCAGGGTTATCAGTTTAGCGATGCAGATATTGCAACCGAAATTGCTAATGTGGATAAACAACGGACTGAGACATTAGATAAATTAGGCCAGTTACAAGTTGACGCAGTAAAAAAGGCTAATGATAATATTCAACGACAAATTGACCATCTTTATGCGGTGATGCAAAAAGAAATTGACGCAAGACCGGTAGTTAAACGATTAATGACAGAGATCAGCAAGTTTATTACGCATGCTCAAAATCAAAATCATGAATTATTAATTGAACTTGATCGATTAAGTCAAAACTATTCTCTTGATCACGGAGAACTAGAGACGGCGCGTGGATTGAGTGAACAGATTAAACAAATTGAGAAAAGTTATCAAAATGATCTTAATGCAGTTCATAAGCATGTTGCGGTTGATAGTCAGGTTTTGGAACAGGAGCAAAATGCACAAAATACGCTGACACAGATTGAAAAGCAACAAACGCAAATCAACGATGACGTGAGTGGCTTACAAGATGATGAACGTCGAGCTAAAAAAACACTATTGCGGTTTGCTAGCGAGATTCATGTCATTAAACGCCAAGTTGAGTCATTGAACTTGCCGGGATTACCTAAAACATATTTAGATTATTTTTTCGTAGTTAGTGATGAAATCAAAAAGTTAGATACTGATATTAATAGAATTAAAATTAATATGGAAGAGATTACCAAGCAACTTTTGATTGTTCAATCAGATCTTGAAACATTGCAGGAAAAGACAAATGATCTAAAAGATAGTGCTCGCTTGGCTGAGCGACTACTACAGTACGCCAACCGATTTAGAGAGCAATATGCAGAAGTTGATGCAGCGGTCAAAAAGGCCCAGTCATTATTTAATGATTCCTACGATTATGCAGCCAGTTTAGAAACAATTGCCACTGTATTAGATAAGGTGGAACCTGGATCGTATAAGAAGTTGGAAGATGGGTATTACAAGCAGAGTGAGAACAGTCGCGTTTAG
- a CDS encoding GAF domain-containing protein: MTQQLDALLFQEEDQTANLANASALLMQSLPDINWAGFYLYQQSTDELNLGPFQGKVACMHIKNGAGVCGKALQTKKVQRIANVHDFPGHIACDSDSNAELVVPLFTKTCQPIGVMDIDSTTLARFTTEDQSELIEFATVLVQHIDSN; encoded by the coding sequence ATGACACAACAATTAGATGCTTTATTATTCCAAGAAGAAGATCAGACCGCCAATCTAGCCAATGCATCTGCTTTGTTAATGCAAAGTTTGCCGGATATCAATTGGGCAGGCTTTTATCTCTACCAACAATCAACGGATGAACTAAATCTCGGACCATTCCAAGGTAAAGTAGCTTGTATGCACATCAAAAATGGTGCTGGGGTCTGTGGTAAGGCATTACAAACTAAAAAAGTGCAGCGAATAGCTAATGTCCACGACTTTCCTGGGCATATTGCTTGTGACAGTGACTCTAATGCTGAGCTAGTTGTTCCATTATTTACGAAGACTTGTCAACCAATTGGAGTAATGGATATTGATTCAACCACGCTAGCTCGTTTCACAACTGAAGATCAATCTGAGTTAATCGAATTTGCTACTGTTTTAGTCCAACATATTGACTCTAACTAG
- the rpsD gene encoding 30S ribosomal protein S4 produces MSRYTGPSWRISRRLGVSLSGTGKELARRPYAPGDHGSDRRSKLSEYGTQLREKQKLRMTYGMTERQFANLFVRAGKMKDGTHGTNFMALLERRLDNMVYRLGLATTRRQARQLVNHGHITVDGKRVDIPSYEVETGQVIGVREKSKNLVIIQAAVEAVVGRPSYVEFDADKLEGSLVRIPEREDMDADLDESLIVEYYNKL; encoded by the coding sequence ATGTCTCGTTATACAGGTCCAAGCTGGCGAATTTCTCGTCGTCTTGGTGTTTCACTATCCGGAACCGGAAAAGAATTAGCTCGTCGTCCTTATGCACCAGGTGATCATGGAAGTGATCGTCGTTCAAAGTTGTCAGAATATGGCACACAACTTCGTGAAAAACAAAAGTTGCGTATGACATACGGCATGACAGAACGTCAATTTGCTAATTTATTCGTTCGTGCTGGTAAAATGAAAGACGGTACTCATGGTACCAACTTCATGGCATTACTAGAACGCCGTCTAGACAACATGGTCTACCGTCTTGGTTTGGCAACAACTCGTCGTCAGGCTCGTCAATTAGTAAACCATGGTCATATCACTGTTGATGGCAAGCGTGTTGACATTCCTTCTTACGAAGTTGAAACTGGCCAAGTAATTGGCGTTCGTGAAAAGTCAAAGAACTTGGTAATCATTCAAGCTGCTGTCGAGGCAGTTGTTGGACGTCCATCATATGTTGAATTTGATGCTGACAAGCTTGAGGGCTCATTGGTTCGAATTCCTGAACGTGAAGATATGGATGCTGATCTTGACGAATCACTAATCGTTGAATACTACAACAAACTATAA
- a CDS encoding DUF1054 family protein, whose translation MFSQNDFDVFLESTLIGRMEKIQNVIDPQFEQLAKKLLPYFEQNKITIYPHIAKHLRRTVNPPINTWIAFGPAKRGYKKNPHIEVGFWKDRLFVWLALLGESKADQQNGQRLQASQNLLFKLTNDYYVCKNHTDTQIESATNNSISQMIRDYQEIKKDEFLVGRVWFSGDPFFKENDEEQTKVIEAALDDLLPIYQEWL comes from the coding sequence ATGTTTTCACAAAATGATTTTGATGTATTTTTAGAATCAACATTAATTGGTCGAATGGAAAAGATTCAAAACGTCATTGATCCGCAATTTGAACAATTAGCTAAAAAATTACTACCATACTTTGAACAAAATAAAATTACTATTTATCCCCACATTGCCAAACACTTACGACGCACAGTTAATCCGCCAATCAACACGTGGATCGCTTTTGGCCCAGCTAAACGAGGTTATAAAAAAAATCCGCACATTGAAGTGGGATTTTGGAAAGATCGGCTGTTTGTCTGGTTAGCACTATTAGGAGAATCAAAGGCTGATCAGCAAAATGGTCAACGACTACAAGCTAGCCAAAACTTGTTGTTTAAACTAACTAATGATTATTATGTTTGCAAGAATCATACCGACACACAAATTGAATCCGCCACTAATAACTCGATTTCGCAAATGATTAGGGATTATCAAGAAATTAAGAAAGATGAATTCTTAGTTGGCCGAGTATGGTTTAGTGGTGATCCATTTTTTAAAGAAAATGATGAAGAACAGACAAAAGTAATTGAAGCTGCACTAGATGATCTGTTACCAATTTATCAAGAATGGTTGTAA
- a CDS encoding YueI family protein: MPDKNSVPTDQHLQNAIYGTPKINPDEQRKYLGTFRERVGLTINVDQLQQADWTKAFEQELTKSQSEIIFFNGNIDQSQLKPYILAATNAGINFTIKTNPDYHVDGQNLAVVVAAKKAIHVNPIDVAKKYGTPTSDGTTPPQKKSFWQKIFNKN; encoded by the coding sequence ATGCCTGATAAAAATTCTGTTCCTACCGATCAACATTTACAAAATGCCATCTACGGTACTCCGAAAATTAATCCAGATGAACAAAGAAAGTACCTTGGTACCTTTCGTGAACGTGTCGGTTTAACCATCAACGTCGATCAGTTACAACAAGCCGATTGGACCAAAGCGTTTGAACAAGAATTGACCAAATCACAATCTGAAATTATTTTTTTCAATGGCAATATAGACCAATCACAATTGAAGCCGTATATTCTTGCAGCCACAAATGCAGGTATTAATTTCACTATTAAGACTAATCCCGACTACCACGTTGACGGCCAAAACTTGGCTGTTGTGGTAGCTGCCAAAAAAGCAATTCACGTTAATCCGATTGATGTTGCTAAAAAATATGGTACACCCACTAGTGATGGGACCACTCCGCCGCAAAAAAAATCTTTCTGGCAAAAAATATTTAACAAGAATTAA
- a CDS encoding replication-associated recombination protein A — protein MQQPLAYRMRPTKLEEVVGQQHLVGPGKIINRMVNAKMLSSMILYGPPGTGKTSIASAIAGSTKYAFRTLNAATDSKKDLQIVAEEAKMSGTVILLLDEIHRLDKTKQDFLLPHLESGRIILIGATTENPYISINPAIRSRTQIFQVYPLTEEQMESAVQRALSDKENGLGNMAINLKPEALQQLVRATNGDLRSALNGLELAAKSTPANDAGKIELTLPIIEESVQHKALSADKDGDAHYDVISALQKSIRGSDVDAALHYLARLIESGDLPIIARRLMVIAYEDIGLANPPAASRAVTAVDAAQKLGFPEARIPLADAVIELCLSPKSNSGITAIDRAIEQVRAGGFGDVPAHLKDAHYQGAAKLGHGTEYKYPHGFANDWVKQQYLPDRIKNAKYYQPKQNGRFEQALGQQYEQLLEAQRGSKPQKKK, from the coding sequence ATGCAACAACCATTGGCCTATCGAATGAGGCCAACCAAATTAGAAGAAGTTGTTGGCCAGCAGCATCTTGTCGGGCCAGGAAAAATAATTAATCGCATGGTGAACGCCAAAATGCTGTCATCAATGATTTTATATGGACCACCAGGTACTGGTAAAACTAGTATTGCTAGTGCCATTGCCGGATCCACCAAATATGCATTTCGAACGCTAAACGCAGCTACCGATTCAAAAAAAGACCTGCAAATTGTTGCTGAAGAAGCTAAAATGAGTGGCACTGTCATTTTATTACTCGATGAAATTCATCGATTAGATAAGACCAAGCAGGATTTCTTGTTGCCCCACTTAGAAAGTGGCCGGATTATTTTAATTGGTGCGACCACCGAGAATCCGTATATCTCAATTAATCCTGCCATCCGCAGTCGAACTCAAATTTTCCAAGTTTATCCGCTAACTGAGGAACAAATGGAATCAGCTGTGCAACGGGCATTATCGGATAAAGAAAATGGCCTGGGGAACATGGCAATTAACCTTAAACCGGAGGCGTTGCAACAGTTGGTCCGCGCGACCAATGGAGATTTACGTAGTGCCCTTAACGGCTTAGAACTAGCTGCCAAATCAACTCCTGCCAATGACGCTGGTAAAATTGAGTTAACTTTGCCAATCATTGAGGAAAGTGTTCAACATAAGGCCTTGTCGGCAGACAAGGATGGTGATGCCCATTATGATGTCATCTCGGCACTTCAAAAATCGATTCGTGGCAGCGATGTGGATGCGGCGCTCCATTATTTAGCCCGTTTGATTGAATCTGGTGATTTGCCAATCATCGCTCGGCGGCTAATGGTCATCGCTTATGAAGACATTGGTCTTGCCAATCCACCTGCCGCTAGCAGAGCAGTAACAGCTGTGGATGCCGCGCAAAAGCTAGGCTTTCCAGAGGCTCGTATTCCGTTAGCGGATGCGGTAATTGAGTTATGCCTGTCCCCTAAATCAAACTCAGGTATCACAGCGATTGACCGTGCGATTGAACAAGTTCGTGCAGGTGGTTTTGGCGATGTTCCTGCTCATTTAAAGGACGCCCATTATCAAGGAGCCGCCAAGCTGGGCCATGGAACCGAATATAAATATCCCCACGGTTTCGCCAATGATTGGGTAAAGCAACAATATTTACCTGACAGAATCAAAAATGCAAAATACTATCAGCCAAAACAAAATGGACGCTTTGAACAGGCTTTAGGACAACAGTATGAACAATTATTAGAGGCCCAACGAGGCTCAAAACCGCAAAAAAAGAAGTAA
- a CDS encoding universal stress protein, whose translation MLQQYQHILVPVDGSKEAEVAFKKAVAVANRNGSETELRLLHVVDTRAFQNISSFDTSMVEQVTETAKKTLDKYVDEAKQQGLTNVNYTIEYGAPKTIIARDVPNEMKADLIMIGATGLNAVERLLIGSVTEYVTRTAVCDVLVVRTDLSNQPIKNEK comes from the coding sequence ATGTTACAACAATATCAACATATTCTTGTCCCAGTCGATGGTTCCAAAGAAGCAGAGGTAGCTTTTAAAAAGGCGGTGGCAGTTGCTAACCGTAACGGAAGCGAAACTGAATTACGCTTACTACACGTTGTTGATACACGTGCATTTCAAAACATTTCCAGCTTTGATACTTCAATGGTTGAACAAGTAACAGAAACTGCGAAGAAAACACTCGATAAATATGTCGATGAGGCTAAGCAACAAGGTCTGACAAATGTTAATTATACAATCGAGTATGGTGCACCCAAGACAATTATCGCCCGTGATGTTCCAAACGAAATGAAGGCTGATTTAATTATGATTGGTGCCACTGGATTAAATGCAGTTGAACGGTTACTAATTGGTTCAGTAACAGAATATGTTACTAGAACTGCGGTTTGCGATGTTCTAGTTGTTCGTACTGATTTAAGTAATCAACCAATTAAGAACGAAAAATAA
- a CDS encoding helix-turn-helix domain-containing protein: MKLRGDQLKTFRKNKGLSQKQLAQGICTQATISLIEKNNKVPGMTILAQLCARLGISLAQILVDENQVLTDVFTTIDRLILQKQYDAATDQLNNIGIKQLQSRYDKQRYYYFLGMLQLEQNKDYDEALFNFELVLQQFPVADDDIYQIMTTIAVGTAWFYKDDSNQAKKFANQASELLQVNVSINDARQLIASYVSLAQLYQLFDDTGTTLELVNHALELCRHNETLFLLDEVYLKLANCYFAMGQVETAKANWQIAASVATINEHTDLAEQIKQQLLKLN; this comes from the coding sequence ATGAAATTACGTGGCGACCAATTAAAAACATTTCGGAAAAATAAAGGATTGTCGCAAAAACAATTAGCACAGGGAATCTGTACGCAGGCAACTATTAGCCTCATTGAAAAGAATAATAAAGTACCGGGGATGACAATCTTAGCACAGCTATGTGCTCGGTTGGGGATTTCACTTGCGCAAATATTAGTTGATGAAAATCAAGTTCTGACAGATGTATTTACAACGATTGATCGATTGATTTTACAAAAACAATACGATGCTGCAACCGATCAGTTGAACAATATTGGAATTAAACAGTTGCAAAGTCGTTATGATAAACAACGATATTACTATTTTTTGGGGATGTTGCAACTAGAGCAGAACAAAGACTATGATGAGGCGTTATTTAATTTCGAATTAGTATTGCAGCAATTTCCGGTGGCCGATGACGATATTTATCAGATTATGACGACTATTGCAGTTGGGACTGCCTGGTTTTACAAAGATGATAGTAATCAAGCGAAAAAATTTGCTAATCAAGCAAGTGAATTGCTGCAAGTAAACGTATCAATTAATGATGCGAGACAACTGATTGCAAGTTATGTTTCATTGGCACAGTTATATCAACTGTTTGACGACACGGGGACAACACTTGAATTGGTCAATCATGCACTAGAACTGTGTCGGCACAATGAAACGTTGTTTTTACTAGATGAAGTATATTTAAAACTGGCGAATTGTTACTTTGCAATGGGGCAGGTTGAAACCGCTAAGGCTAATTGGCAGATTGCGGCTAGTGTAGCTACAATCAATGAACATACAGATTTAGCCGAACAAATAAAGCAACAGTTGTTAAAACTTAATTAA